In Aedes albopictus strain Foshan unplaced genomic scaffold, AalbF5 HiC_scaffold_568, whole genome shotgun sequence, the following are encoded in one genomic region:
- the LOC109426840 gene encoding ubiquitin-conjugating enzyme E2 W, protein MLNRFRVRKEKPYKSESISTTASTVIQDATKDNRKLILDNSRWERRLQKELMSLIREPPPGVTVDEESVSQNLTQWIINIDGVEGTLYEGEHFQLLFKFNNKYPFDSPEVTFIGSNIPVHPHVYSNGHICLSILTDDWSPALSVQSVCLSISSMLSSCREKRRPPDNGIYVKTCNKNPKKTKWWYHDDSV, encoded by the exons ATGTTGAACCGTTTCCGAGTCCGCAAGGAGAAGCCGTACAAATCGGAGAGTATCTCCACGACGGCCAGCACCGTGATACAGGATGCGACCAAAGACAACCGCAAGCTGATACTGGACAACAGCCGGTGGGAG CGACGGTTACAGAAAGAATTAATGTCCCTCATCAGAGAACCCCCACCCGGAGTGACGGTGGACGAGGAGAGTGTTAGTCAAAATTTAACTCA GTGGATAATCAACATCGACGGCGTGGAAGGTACGCTGTACGAGGGAGAACATTTCCAGCTGTTATTCAAGTTTAATAATAAGTACCCCTTCGATTCACCCGAG GTCACGTTCATAGGTTCCAATATTCCCGTGCATCCGCACGTCTACTCGAACGGTCACATCTGCCTATCGATCCTGACAGATGACTG GTCACCCGCGTTATCGGTGCAATCCGTGTGTCTCAGCATATCGTCGATGTTGAGCAGCTGTCGGGAGAAGCGACGCCCGCCGGACAACGGGATCTACGTGAAAACCTGCAATAAGAACCCGAAGAAAACCAAGTGGTGGTATCATG ATGATTCCGTGTAG